Genomic DNA from Vanrija pseudolonga chromosome 3, complete sequence:
GGGCGTGGGGCTTGGgaagggcgggcggggcgggggcggagcggcggcaacgacgagccCAACTGACCTCGCAGCGTACACCACCACGGCCTACTCAATCTCGGAGGAGTCAATGTGTCGCGACCTGGGGTGCAACAATCTGCAGTTCGCCTCCGGCATCGCGCTCTACGCCTGGGGGTTCGGCATCGCACCGCTgatgctcgcgccgctgtctGAGGAGTTTGGCCGCAGGTGGACGTACGCGACCGCGTGcttcctcttcttcatcCTGCACCTCATGATGTCGCTGTAAGTGGCACGGCCACGGGCTGGCGTCAGGCAGCTGACACGCACAGTGCCAAGAACATGGCGACGGTCCTCATCGCGCGCTTCATCATCGGCTGTGCTGGCTCAGTCGGCGCCACACTCGTCGGCGGTACCATCTCGGACATCTTCATCCCTGCGCACCGCGGCCTCCCAATGGCCATGTTCGGCTTCTGCGCCGTCTTCGGCACGGGCTTTGGCGCGGTCACCATGGCgtgggtcgaggtcgagcagcactTGGGCTGGCGGTGGATCCAGTGGATCCAGTTCAGTGAGTAGTGCCCACGGGCCGGGCTGGAGGCGGCGAGCAGAGCTAACACCCCAGTCATTCTCGGCGCCTTCTTTCCCGTCTGCCTGGTCGTCATGCGCGAGACGCGCGCGACCGTCATcctgcgccgacgagccgccaagctgcgcaaggagcgcggccTGTCCGACGGCGGACGATatctcgcccgcgccgagatcgacaaGGTCAAGTTCGTCACGGCGATGGGGCAGAGCATGACCCGCCCGCTCGTGTTTCTGGCGACAGAGCCCATCGTGACCTTCTTCTCGCTGTGGATCGCGCTCGGCTGGGGCGTGTTCTACACGCAGATCGCGGGCATCCCTTACACCTACCGCAAGCTGCACGGCTTCAGCACCACGCAGGTTGGCCTCGTCTACCTGTGTATCTGTATCGGTGCGATCATCGGCTTTGCAGGCAACTTTATCCAAGAGGCAATCTACCGCAAGCGCGCGGCcaagcgcggcgtcgaggcacGGCTCTACGCCCCGATGGTGTGCGGCGTGCTATTCGCCGTCGGTTGCTACATCAACGGCTTCACCTCCATCCCCAGCGTGCACTGGATCGCCCCATGCATCGGACTGACCTGCGTCcttggtgagtgtggcgaaAAGGAACACGTGGAAgtggcgcgaggaggcccgTGCGGCCGCCACACACGCGCCACACCGGGTGACCTCggacaacctcgacctcccctCCTCTTTGTCTACCTCTTCTGCCTCTTCTAACACTCGCATTTAGCTGCAATTCTGATCATCTACATAACTTCATTTACCTACCTCTCTGAGTGTTACGGCGTCTACGCCTCGTCCGCGATCGCGGGGCAGAGCTTTGCGCGCAATGTCATGGGCGGCGCCTTTAGTTTTTTAACCGCTCCCGTCAGTCTACCCACGTCAGCAGGGCCTGTGCGCCTCGCTTGGCGCCGACCCTCGCCCCCTTCGTCGTGCGCCGCTGACACACTGCAGATGTTCAACCGGCTCACGGTACGCTGGTCGCTGGTCATGATGGGCGGGTTCGCGACGCTGCTTGCGGCCGTCCCGTTCGTGGCGTTTGTGTGGGGCCCGCAGatccgcgcgcgctcgcgatACTCCAAGATGCTCATGGcgcaggagcgcgagcagctcgacaaggagcggcgcgcgagggtgTCCCGCGGGCTCGAcgtgcacgacgccgaggacctcgaggggGACGCgaacgagcgcggcgagcacgagctcgacgagggccaGGCCAACGCGCTGCATCTCGTGCCGTCGGTCGCGGAGAAGATTGTCTAGGCGTATCCAGCAGCGTGTCCAGGCTGCTGCAGACCACTATAGAGATAGATCGGACATGTATCTGTACCActgggcggggggagggaggatgAGGGCAGCGGCTCTGGGTGTGCCACACTGGTGCCACATCTGCAAGGCCACAAGTGCCACGCTGTGTCAGTGTGCGCTGTCTGCGCGGTAGCCTGTGTTTTGGCGCGTTCAGACAGTGCAGTTCACACTCCCACCGATGCAGCTGTGCCACTGGCAGCATGTGAGTTGTGAGCGAGGCCAGCTGGGCCACACCCCCGTCCATGACAAGAGTCCCGCCAGTGCCACACCCGCCGCAATGAAATCTATGCTGCATCAATGTActgcgtcgtgtcgtcgccgtcaccgtcaTCGCCTCAGTCCTGAGCGGCAGGGAGGAGCGGGGtacgctcgtcggcggcgctaCCACCTTCTCGCTCGTCtcccgcccgctcggcgcgctcgctgcgctcgcgctcaccccGTCAGACCTTCTTGCCCGCCTGGGCCTTTTTCCGTGCCTCGGCCGCAGACACCTTGGCAAAGAAGGCGCCGATgcccgccaggccgaggaggagcagcagcgcggggCCGCGGGTCGCCCACTCGCGCGGGGGGAAGGCGGCGTGCAGGCCCGAGTCGGGGGAGACGAAGggctgggtgtgggtgttAGCTGGCACGAGTAAGGCGAGtgcggcggggcgcgggaCGACAGGAATGAGAGGGAGCGAGCATgcaggccgtcgtcgtgtcgagctcgccggctcCCACGGGTTGCCAGCCATCTCTGCGGCGTGGATttgcgcggcgccggccgccatTGGGGCCGAGAGACGATCCACGCCGAGAGGAgctccgacgccggcgtgcccgccTCCATCCCCTCCATTCCTTCTTTGTCgtgccgccccgcgccgaggtgtCGCGCCCCAACAACAACTCACGAGGAACAGCGCCCAGGTCGTGTAGTAGACAAACACAaaggcagcgacgccgagcatcGCCCCGCCGAGAAGCTTGTCCGAAGCGCCCTGCGACGTGAGCTTGTGCTGATAAACCGCCTCCTTCCAGCACCCACCATGCTAGCTTGTTatttgttgttgttgttgtttcGAGGCGCAGTGGACAGAATGGTGAGAGCCTTGGCCAACCTCCACGCTCGCTTGAGCGTGGCTCGGTCGTCGCGTGGAggtggcgcgcgccgtcgcgtggCATGCATGACGTGACATGTAACTTTGTATGATCCGCCCTTGTAAGCTGACCTTTGTTGCATTACGGCCCCCGGGATCCACGGGGTGGCTGAGTGGGTGcatgggtgggtggtcgaTGGCCGGTGTCCGGGTTCAACTGCACTCACCTTagccggcgaggcgcgagccAAGTTTCCCAAAGTGGAAATTGTTACGACCTGTTTGCACTGTCCTCGTTGTGGTTGGGTGAGAGCGCGTTGCATGACGCCGGCTATTAGACACTCCTCTGACATTCGCCTTCACACTAGATCGCACCACGCACActgctgcaccaccaccaccacgtcgCAGTTCTTTTAAATCATCTGCACGCACGCTAGCCCTCCCCCTTCCTCTTCTCTCTCTCATCACAAATCACTACGTGTCTGTTCAAGGCTACCCTCTTGTGATACCAACAGTCTCAAAGGTACGTTCTGTCGCAgtgacgccgcgcgcatcaGCACAGCAACCTCGGACGCCAGCTCACACTTTGTTCCCACGCAGTTAATAGCATCTTCCCTTTCACCGTTGTAGTAGCACAAAACACCACCCAACATGTCCAACGCAAaggtcatcgtcgtcggcggcggtctcTCGGGCCTCTCGGCCGCCCACaccgtccttgagcgcggtGGCAACGTCGTGAGTAGTAGCTGCTTGGTTGGGCCTCTCAACCAAGGCGACAAGAAGAACGTGGCGCGGGAAAGTGCCTAGCATCCCCGCGCCACGCCTCTTGCGCCTACACACCGCTGCAGAACCGCTTGCTGACCCTCGCCtcccagctcctccttgacaaGAACAGCTTCATGGGTGTAAGTGTCGCCGCTCCCTCGGCAATCGCATCTTGCCGCGATTGCCGCTGCCGCACCACTTGCCCAACTCGTGCTGATCGCCACAGGGCAACTCGACCAAGGCCACCTCTGGTATCAACGGTGCCAACACCCAGGCCCAGCAGGTGAGTAGTAGCAAAGCAACGAGCAACCAACGGTCGCTTACACCGCCCACAGGAGCTCGGCATCCCCGACACCGCTGCCAAGTTCTTCGCCGACACCAAGAAGTCGGCCCGTGACCTtgcccgcgacgacctcatcCACGTCCTCACCCACCGCTcgggcgacgccgtcaactggctcgtcgagcgcttcggcctcgacctctccAAGGTCTCGCGTCTCGGTGGCCACTCGGAGCCCCGTACCCACCGTGGTGGTGCCCAGTTCCCCGGCATGACCATCACCTACGCTCTCATGGAGAAGTTTGAGGAGATTGCCGCCGCTCACCCCGAGCGCGCCGTTGTCCACAAGAAGGCCAACGTCAAGAAGCtcatcaaggagggcgaccaggtcgtcggtgtcgagTACGAGCACAAGGGCCAGACCCACACCGAGCACGGtgttgtcgtcctcgccactGGTGGTTACGCCGCCGACTTCACCGAGGACTCGCTCCTCAAGAAGTACCGCCCCGAGTACTACgacctccccaccaccaacgGTGACCACTGCACTGGTGACGGCCACAAGATGGCcatggccgtcggcgccaagggcATTGACCTCGAGAAGGTCCAGGTTCACCCCACTGGTCTCGTTGACCCCAACGAgcccgacgccaaggtcaagttccttgccgccgaggccctccGTGGTGTCGGTGGTCTCCTCATCGACAACACTGGTAACCGtttcgtcgacgagctccagcACCGTGACTACGTCACCAACAAGATGTGGGAGAACAACAAGTTCCctgtccgcctcgtcctcaaccCCACCTCGTCCAAGGAGATTGAGTGGCACATCAAGCACTACGTTGGCCGTGGCCTCATGAAGCACTACAAGAACGGCCGTGACCTCGCCAAGGACATTGGTGTCAGCCCCGACGTTCTCAAGAAGACCTTTGACGACCACAACCGCTACGCCAAGAACCCCGGCTCGGACCCCTTCGGCAAGAAGTTCTTCTCGGGCGGCGAGTTCAACCTCGACCAGGAGTTCAACGTTGCCCTCATGACCCCCGTCCTCCACTACACCATGGGTGGTCTCGAGATTGGCACCGACGCTGCCGTCCACGGCGACAACGCCAAGGCCATCCCCGGTCTCTTCGCCTGCGGTGAGCTTGCCGGTGGTGTCCACGGTGCCAACCGTCTCGGTGGTTCGTCGCTCCTCGGCTGTGTCGTCTtcggccgtgtcgccggTGACTCTGCCTCGTCGTTCCTCCTCCACGAGCTCACCAACGACCGTGCCGCTGGCCGTCTCGCCACTGTCGGCAACCACATCCTCGAGACCAAGATCCGCGTCTCGCCCGACTCCAAGGCCGTCAACCTCGAGTTCTCGTGgggtggtgccggcggtgctTCCGTCTCGGCTCCcgctcctgccgccgccccggccgccgctgctgctcccgctgccgctgctgcccccgctgctgctgccgcccccgccgctgcccccgcccccaagTCGGGCGAGTacaccgccgaggaggttgccAAGCACAACAAGCCCACCGACTGCTGGGTCATCATTGACGAtgaggtcctcgacgtcacCGACTTCCTCCAGGACCACCCCGGTGGTGCCAAGGCCATCCTGTTGTACGCTGGCCGTGACGCCACTGAGGAGTTTGACATGATCCACCCCAAGGACGTCATCAAGAAGTACGCTCCCGAGTCCATTATTGGCAAGCTCAAGAAGTAGATGCTTGATTAGTGTCGGGGTGTGTTTTGGTTGTAGCCTGAACTTGTGTATGAACCCAATCCGAAGTGCGAGTAGCGAGGTTGAGTGTGTGTGCGCAGCCCAGCCGCGTTGCCGTTGGTggcacgagcgagccgagTTGGGGACCACGGCGCTCCGTGGTCTCCGGGCATCGTCTCATGGTCGCTGCTTCAATGGTCCTCGGTCAAGTCCATCACTGGCCGATCTTCGAGTCATCACTGCATCGTAAGATGATGCCAAGGACGACCACCGACGTCAGAGGACGAGTCGACTTGAGGCGCGTCGAATGCCGAGCCGGGTAACTGCAACCTGCATCGAGCCGCGCAAGTCACGTGCGCCACATGGAATTGTTATTTTCGCTGGGCCGATTGGACTGAGATTGTCGTTGGCCTTAGCCGCGGGCATCAGCTCGGCAGTGACAATCTCGGAATTTTGAAACTGCTCTGTAActctcacacacacacaactaGCATGCTCCGCGGCCCAATATCGCGAGCGTGGCGCACACCGCAGcaggtgcgcgccgcccgcctcggccccaTCGCCGCAAGCTTCTCGACCTCGCACACTGCCGCGGCGCAAGCATACCGgacggagaaggaggcgacgtcgagcggcgacAACGAGCCGCTGCGCGGCACCGTGGTTCCGCGCCTCGAGATCCCGACGTTTGACGACTCGTTCGAGGCGCTCATCGCTgatgtcggcgacggccccgtgcgccgcctgccccgcGGCAAGCTGAGCAAGGCGCGCATCAAGGAGATCAACGAcgcgcagcaggccgaggtggcggcgcagcagcagcagcgcgggATCGCGGAGCTGGCTCTGGCTCAGCCGGCGGGCTCGTCCGAGCTCAACGGCCGAGAGGAACGcctctcgcccgccgcgcttctcggcACAAAGCGTATCGGCATGGTCACGCTGCCGGAGCCGCTTGTGGAGGCCATCACGGACGAGATCTACGGTGCGTTGTATGTGGTGTGGCGACGCTGACGGCGACAGGCCTCGAATCGCCAAAGTTTGTGCGCACCGCgttcctcgacctcctggaGAAGCCCAAGTTCAAGGACCAGTCGCCAGCCAAGAACTCGGTCTCACACTCGGTAGCCAAGGCTTCGGCGTTCCTGCCTGGCCAGTACGCGGCTGTGTACAATGTGCTGTATGAGCTGCGGCAGCGTATCGGCGCGGACAAGTTTGCCGAGGCGTCGTTCCTCGAggtgtcgagcgcgctgtCCCCGGGCctgtggtgagtgtggcgcgGGGTTGGGTGGCGAGGTAGCTAACAGGTTAGGGCCACCGCCGAGGTGTTCGGTGCCGACTCGACCGCGGCCTACACTGTCGTGCACAAGACTcgccacggcctcgacctcatTCGCAAGTTCGCCGACGCCTACCTCCCCACTGCAGAGGTCATGAACTATGTGCGCGACCCGAACCAAGTCCACGGGTACAACCCGACGGTCGCCATGTCAACATTCCACCTCACGACGCTACCCAAGCCTGCAGCTCGGAAAACGCACTTGGAAAGACTGCTCGAGACGGGCGCGGACCATATCGTActcgtcgacaaggccaacCCCGAGGGCTGGGCCGCCATgtccgaggcgcgcgagttCCTCCTCCAGCAgtcgagcgccgactcgccccTACACATCACCGCACCGTGCCCCCACGAGAACGCGtgcccgctcgtcggcggccgtgaGGCGTGCATTTTCGCGCAGCGTCTCCAGCGCCCGCCTTTCCTGCGCAAGACCAAGCACGCGCCCCGCGGCGAAGAGAGCATTAGCTACACCTACCTCATTGTCTCGCGCGGCCAGCggccctcggccgtcgcctcggATATTGCCGTCGGCCGCGTTGGCAGTGTCGGTCGCGCAGAGgttgcgcgcctcgccgccaaggcggtCGGCCAcaccgagctgcgcgaggttgagggtggcggcgagtTTGAGATGGTCAGCGTGCCGGGTGACCGGGCagcgctggccgccgccgaagccgctTCCGCCGCCTCAcccgaggtcggtgaggccaaggacgagatggacgcgTCGCTGCGTGCCGAGGCGCATGGCTGGCCgcgtctcgtcgcgctcccgcTCAAGCGTAGCGGGCACGTCATCATCGATGCGTGCATGCCCAACGGcaacctcgagcgcctgACCGTCGCCCGCTCGCACGGCAAGCAGGTGtaccacgacgcgcgcaagACCAACTGGGGCGACTTGTGGCCCCACCAGCCCAAGGGCAAGTCGgtcgtgcgcgagcgcggcctccgCCTGCTCACCAAGACCCCGCCGGTCGAGGTGTCCGACATGGACCAGATGATCAAGGCGgtcgagggagaggaggccgacgaggccgacgagatggtggcgatggacgaggcggaggacgcTTCGGACAAGGAGACCGGCGTGtttgccgaggccgaagctGAGGCCGGGGAGGATGTCAAGCCCAtgtcggacgccgagctcgacgcgctcctcaagTCGCTCGGCGTGGACAGCAAGGTCACTGCCGAGTTGgtcgagtcggacgacggcgacgtgccgGACATTGACTTTTTGGACATCCTGGAGGGCGCCAGTcccgacggcaccgaggcgcCAGCACCCCGCACGCGCGGGCGCATCAGGCCTGGCCGCATGGGCCGAACAGCCCGCCCGACGGTCCCGCCTACGACCGCGCCGGGATCGGGACAGAAGCGCGAGATGTCTGCGCGgcccgccgagtcgaccggCCGGCCAAAGGTCACCGTCTCGACGCTGCAGAAGCTGCACGATGCCGGCACCCCAATCACCATGCTCACGGCGTACGACTACCCCACCGCCCTGGTTTCCTCTCGCGCCGGAATCGACATCCTGCTCATCGGCGACAGCATGGCGcaggtcgcgctcggccaccACACAACCGTGCccctcacgctcgacgacatgaTCTACCACACGCGCGCGGTCGTGCGTGctgccagcgccgcgagcggcggctcaggcgtgcccggcgccggcgggcccttcatcctcgccgacatgccGTTCGGgtacgccgagtcgagcgtgcgcgacggcgtgcttgcTGCTGTCCGGCTGCTCAAGGAGGGCGGGGCAGACGGCGTCAAGATcgagggcgggcgcgagctccTCCCGCTTGTCCAGCGCCTCACAGAGTCGGGCGTGCCCGTCATGCCCCACATTGGACtgcagccgcagcgcgccgcggcaacAGGGTACAAGGTGCAGGCcaagagcgcgagcgcagccgccgacctgctcgagaccgcgctcgagctgcaagaggccggcgcgttcggcctgctgcttgaAGCCATCCCACACCCCGTCGCGACTGCCATCTCCAAGCGCGTCGCCATCCCCACAATCGGTATCGGCGCAGGCCCGCACACCAGCGGACAGGTGCTGGTGCTGACTGACATGCTGGGCGTGTACGACATGCGGCCGACGCCACCAGAGGAGAtggacgagcccgaggcgcaCTCGGTCGGCGCGTTGGAGGGGCTCGctggcgacgcgctcccGCGCCCAGGCGCCCGACACGgggccgacgtcggcgtcatccCGCCCgctggcgaggtcgcgccgcccaaggCACCCAAGTTTGTGCGCCAGTTTGGcgctgtcggcctcgagacgcgccgcgcagtCGACGCGTACATCCGCGAAGTGCGCGCCCGCTCGTTCCCCGCTATTGGAAAGGAGACGTACGCCATGCCCAAGGACCAGCTCGAGGAGTTTTTACGCCTCATtgacgagaagaaggacgagtaGTTGCAATATATATATCTGTATCAGAAGCAAAACCCCATCATACCATCGCATAAAGGACTCGTAATGCATCTCATCGCTCTTGATACACACCGGTCCCATGCATACACACACATTCGGCCCTATGCTGATTGATCTATGATTGCTTGCGTCTTGACTAGTTGTTGGGACAGTTGTTCGCCCAGTGGCCTGCCTCGCCACATTTGTAGCACGCTGTGGGTCAGTTAGTGAAGGGTCTGGCCAACTCACCATCACTGCCACCTCCGTTGTCACGTCCCCCGCGGCTGGCCCCTcccctgcccccgccgccgccacgaccacCTTCACCATTGGGGCAGTTGTTCGCCCAGTGGCCGCTCTGTCCGCACTGGAAGCAGTCTGGAGTcagcctcgcggccgagacTTGCAACTTACCGCCACTCTGAGGGCCActgcccccaccaccaccaccaccgcctccacGACCGCCTCCACGACCGCCGGCCCCGCCAGATCGGCCGCCGTCACCGTTCGGACAGTTGCTGGACCAGTGGCCGTCCTCCCCGCATTTGAAGCACTCTACAAAGTCAGTTGCACCCGCATCACTTTGACTTACCGCCACTTTGGGGTCCTggtccaccgccgccacctccatTTGACCGCCCATTGGAGTTGCTCCGCTGGTTGGTTGACCGGGAGCGGGACGAGCCACCGCCTTCATTGGGACACGAATTGGACCAGTGGCCCTGCTCGCCGCACTTGAAGCACTCTAACGGTGTCAGCAGTGCGGAGCCTGGCACACACCTCCTACAgcgttgctgctgccattGGACGCAGCAGATCGTGGCCGCTTGGGCGCAGAGGTCGACCGAGAagggccaccaccaccactaccaccaccaccgcctctcGAGTCGTCGGACCATTCCTGCTAGTCAGTGACCACATATACCCGCCTCACGCACGAAGAACCCGCACTGCTCGCCTTGAGGCTTGGGGCAAGTGTAGAACTGCCGCCCGGCGTTGCTCGACGATGGTCCGGCCGTCCGCATGACTGCATCAGTACCACAGCCAcaggtcggcgtggcgctgTCATCGCCAGAGTCTGGCGGTCTCAGTaacggcgacgccgtgttTGAACACGCACCTGCTGTTTTACGTTTCCTGGACCCAGTACCAGCCGACGAGTTAgaccctcctcctcggcctcgcgtgCTGGTACCCCGGGTGGCAGCAGCCCCGCGGGCCCTTGTtccacggcctcgagcgcctccaCGACCGCCACCCCTCGGTGGCCCATCACtatcgtcgtcatcgtcgtcatcatcgtcgtcgtcaccatcgtttcctcgccctcgccctccggcaccgccgccacgccctccccgcccaccGCGTCCAGtaccaccgcctcgcgcacctcgtcctccgcggGAGCCTCGACCACCGCGAGCAGCGGCACGGAGCGCATCCTGCGCCTCTCCCTGCCCATGGAGATAGTTGTCCACCGATTCAACGACAGTTTGGAACTCGCGGCGGGCTTTCACAAACACCTCTTTGTATTCGTTGACACTGAGTTGGAGGACATCCCCCTTGGTCGACTGGCCCTCGCAGATGAGCTGCATGCGGTGCTCGGTCTGCCGAGTCAGCCGCTACCCAAGCCGGGCTTCTTACCTCTCGGCGTAGATGCGGTTTGCTGAGAGAGCGGTCGAATCCAATGGCATTGTAGCCCTCAACGAGGCCAATGCCCAGCTGCGAGGGCACAAGGTACTTCGtcttctgctgctgcttggcgaCAACATACCCGCGGTCTATGATCTTGGCAATGTGCTCGGCGATTGTTGCGTCCGTCCCGATACCGTTTTTATCCATGAGCCCGACGAGATCGGCTTCGGTGAGGAGATTTGGGCTTGTCGTGGTTCCCTCTTTCAATTCGCACGCCGTTGGCATGAACTCTTCGCCCTCCTCAAAGTCTGGGAGCGGGTTGCTAGTCCACTTGTCATAAGGGTAGACCTCGAGGTAGTTGCGCTGAAGCACAACGATGCCGCTGGTCGAGAAGAACTCGCCTGCGATCTGAATCTCGACCGTCGTCTGCTTGCCGATCGCATTGGTCGAGCACGAAGCGAGGAACCGGCGCGTGACCAGTTCATACACTCGGCGCTCGTCCGCGTCCAGGTTGTTGGCTGCGGCCGTCGGGTGAATAGGCGGATGTGCTTTGTCGTTCTTCCGACCGTTACGAGGTTTCTCAAaagcgccgtcgaggagcctGAATGCAGTGGTTAGGCGTTTGGATGGTCACACCCACTCACTTCTGGGCATACTCTCCCCACACATTGTCATACGTCTGCTTCCGAACAAGTGACTCAAAGTCAAAGTCCTTGTCGTACTGGTCAGTCTCTGTACGTGGGTAGCTCAAGAAGCCCTTTTGGTACAGCTTctccgcgaggtcgaggacccGTTTCGGCGCCAAGCCCAGGAGACGAGACCCAGACTGTTGTAGCTCGACCGTGGTCAATGGTAATGGCTTACTGAGGTGTGAGCTGGCGTGAGGCAAAGTGCTCACAATTTCGTGGTTGGCTTGGTCTCCACCTTGACCACCCTTGCCATCGGCCTCTCGACGCAGTCCTCGTACAGAAGAATGGCAATGCTGAGATCAAATAtgtggcctcggcgccaggtGAAGTTGACAGACGTTGTGGCACCTTCTTCGTCCTCGCTATCTCGTTCAATGGAGACGGCAATGTGCCAGAATTGCTCGGGCACGAAGGACTGCACGCGATTGTACTGGTCGACGACAAACCCGAGTGTTGGGAACTGGCAGGGGCCTGACTGTCAGCGTGTCTAGACCTCACAATACGCCTAACCATAACTGATCACACTGCCACCCTCTTCCTTGCTCAGCTCAGGAAACCGGGCCTGCAGCGCCAAGGTCATCATCCGAGTGAACGCCGCTCCCAGTCTGAGGTCGAGGTCCTGCCTTGTCTCTACGGCGTTGACCAGCCGCATGTCGAGATCGTTGGCCTGCCTACAAGCCTGGTGGATT
This window encodes:
- the TOP3A gene encoding DNA topoisomerase 3-alpha yields the protein MKVLCVAEKPSIAKSISGILGGGHVDSRAGQHKYCRNFDFPYRLPPPLGPQHGDSAFTVTSVLGHLTSSDFTSDYRGWNSCDPFDLFEAPVTTFISNDFKPVEKNLQMEARRADLLMIWTDCDREGEHIGYEIVATCRKVNPRIVVKRARFSAIIAAQIHQACRQANDLDMRLVNAVETRQDLDLRLGAAFTRMMTLALQARFPELSKEEGGSVISYGPCQFPTLGFVVDQYNRVQSFVPEQFWHIAVSIERDSEDEEGATTSVNFTWRRGHIFDLSIAILLYEDCVERPMARVVKVETKPTTKFKPLPLTTVELQQSGSRLLGLAPKRVLDLAEKLYQKGFLSYPRTETDQYDKDFDFESLVRKQTYDNVWGEYAQKLLDGAFEKPRNGRKNDKAHPPIHPTAAANNLDADERRVYELVTRRFLASCSTNAIGKQTTVEIQIAGEFFSTSGIVVLQRNYLEVYPYDKWTSNPLPDFEEGEEFMPTACELKEGTTTSPNLLTEADLVGLMDKNGIGTDATIAEHIAKIIDRGYVVAKQQQKTKYLVPSQLGIGLVEGYNAIGFDRSLSKPHLRRETEHRMQLICEGQSTKGDVLQLSVNEYKEVFVKARREFQTVVESVDNYLHGQGEAQDALRAAARGGRGSRGGRGARGGGTGRGGRGGRGGGAGGRGRGNDGDDDDDDDDDDDSDGPPRGGGRGGARGRGTRARGAAATRGTSTRGRGGGSNSSAGTGSRKRKTADSGDDSATPTCGCGTDAVMRTAGPSSSNAGRQFYTCPKPQGEQCGFFEWSDDSRGGGGGSGGGGPSRSTSAPKRPRSAASNGSSNAVGECFKCGEQGHWSNSCPNEGGGSSRSRSTNQRSNSNGRSNGGGGGGPGPQSGECFKCGEDGHWSSNCPNGDGGRSGGAGGRGGGRGGGGGGGGGSGPQSGACYKCGEAGHWANNCPNN